The genomic DNA ACAAGGCAGAGGGCTTTTCAGCAGCTCTCTGATCCAAGTCAaaccacacacattcacagaccCACGTAGAACACAAAAGTGAGCGGTGTTGACAGACTAATGGCAGGGCTGAAACACTGACGAGGCCAGTAATCAGAGGAACAGACTCAGGTTAGACTGACTGACCACAGCACCGACTGAGGACGTTTACATGCAAAGTAGTAATTCAATATTAACCAGATTATGGCAGATTATGTAGTAGTCATGTAAAAACCTTACTCGGCTTATCTTAATTTGCGTAAAGTCAAAATCGAAGTATAAGCCGATTAaaacctggttttctgagcaatctttcaaaTTATTAGGAAATGTGAAGACCTTAAAATCGGCGTTCCAGCAGTGCATTTGTTCTGCGCATGTACCAGCCAAGCGAGCTGTGAACTACTTTTAAGACGCGTACATTCAGTTGTTCCGAACTCACTTCGGAGGTGTTATGAGCGAGTGAAGTGAGTTCGGGACAACAATGTACGCGTCTTAAAGGTAGTTCACATTGAAACGTTATATAAACTCCGAAAATATGCGTCACAAAAAACAACATGgtagaatgtttattttgattgccgattttctgcatttatcagtgGCATCAAGTACCCCGATTTCAGATGTGTTCATGTAAACAGTATTATTACAGAAATCTTTCTGGCAAAGtatagtaccagtcaagagtgtagacacacctactcattccagggtttctctttatttttttaacaatttTTTACGttgtcgaataatagtgaagacattaaaactatgaaataacacgcattgaatcatgtagtaaccaaaacatattaaaatatattttatattcttcaaagtagccgccctttgccttgatgaatgctaagagtgtgcaaagccttcatcaaggcaaagggtgactactttgaagaatctcaaatataaaatatattttgatttgtttaacacttttttggttactacatgattctatatgtgttatttcatagttttgatgtattcactattattctataatatagtaaaaataaagaaaaaccctgaaatgagtaggcgtgtccaaacttttggctggtaacGTTTTAATCAAACTTTTATATTAATCTGAATATCAACAATAATGGCATTTTGTTGCATGTAACCGTACTCACTGACTCCAGACCAGTGGCCTACAAGGCTGGAAAAGGACTTACTTGGGTCTGGCATCTGCACTGCCCCGATAGGAGTCATAGGAGTACTGGTCATCTCTGCAAACAACGTGGAAATGGAACACACACGAGCCCACACACACTATGAATGAAAGACCATATGTCCCTGCACGTTTGAGCGCAAACTGATGTAGACAAAGCAAAATGGACAGAAAGAGGTGTAGGGAAAAATAAATGGAGATGAGCGATGGTGAAGCTCTCTTACCCTCCTCCTCTGTGTGGTGGGGCCAGGTTGCGGTCACGACtctcacccctcccccctctcactgGGTGGGGAGGCGGGGGTCCACGACGGGGGCTCATCTCCTCGTAGTCCCTGCGGGCGGGGGGCACGGGCCCCCCTCGACCCCCTCGTCCAGAGGGCCCTCGGTCAAAACCTCCGCCACCTCGTCCCCCTCGCATGTGGAAGCCCCCCATGGGGCGCCGGCTGCCGCCACCCCCGCGCTCCTCAAACATCAGGGTGAAGCCGCCGTAGTCGTATGTCTCGTCGTAGAAGTTGGGGTCGTAGGGCTGGGCGCGCCCTTTTATGGGAGCCTGACGGGGATAGGATCACACATAATTTCTACAGTCGGCTGGCTGTGGTATTTACAGCTCAGTCAAATGGTTCGACAACAGAACCAACAGTTTGATAAGAGCACCAACCTCAGCGATGAGCTCCAGCATGATCTTGATGCACTCAACGACGCGCTCAGACTTGCCGCCGACCAGAACCACGCGGTccgtggactggggacagcattcCTGGAACAGCTTGATGCTGGTCTGGGTGTTCTACAACAGTCAGAGTCAACACAGGTCAAATTAGACAAAGCAAGGCCTTAGGACTGAGAAGAACCCACAGAAAGACTGAATCAGGGTCACCTTCAATAAGCTCTAAACGAGAGTAAAACATTTgcattcttattggacaagttcaggtagttaGGCCCATCAAGTATTTTAAAAATGTACTGGACATGACCCAGGTGAGGAGAAAAGAGTGGGAGTAGTTCAGAGCGCATAACTGTACCTCTCGTAACTCTTTGATCTTGGCTCCCTTCACACCAATGATGCTACCTGCCAGGCTCTGGTGGATCAGTAGCCTCAGCTCACAGTCAAAGTCCATCCCATTGTACTGTTGGTACTAGGGGAGGGGGGGGTAAAACTTTAGCATGTTATATCTATATCCCAATGGAAATGGTATGTTTTGTTTTATCTGCACACTCAATATCTAGTAGTACCACACAGGACTATAACTGAAAAATATAGGCAGCCATAATGCTGGTCTCATTCTCCCTCATCTCCAACCGCAGGCTCACCTCCTCCAGAGTAGGGATGATCTTGAGCAGGATCTCTCCCACGGTCTCGATTTCAGCACTGATGCTCAGAATGCTTTAGAGCCACCAATCACAGCGCAGGATATTCCCAGGGGGACCAATCAAATGGTGACCAGGTGTTAGAGAGGAAAGAAACAGTATTTCAAAACCAAGGTTGACTCTCCCTCAGCAGAACTTCAACCATAACATCTGACAATAAATGAAGACCCCCCCCTTTCATCCGGTCCCAGCTGTGGGGGTTAACCGGGTAGCTGTTGTGGTACAgtcccatagaaatagaattactagaatggacattcccattcaagtcaatgttctGTGATGATTGGACCAGCGGCCATATGTAGTAATTCTGGTTTTATGTGCAAACCCCATTCAAATTACAACAGAGGAATAAGAGGACAGAATAACCCATTATCAATGTATATCTATAACATATCAGCAGGTATCCATAAATACACAAATAAAgaaaattacccccccccccccccccccagtgtgtcTGACAAAGGAGAccaccattttttttttgttaaacaGGTAAAAGGAACCCAAAGAAAGCAGGTGTGTTTTAGTGACcactggaagggggggggggggggggggggggtaaggaaGGAAAGGTTGGGGGCGGTGGCGGTTTGCACCGATGGTGCCTGCTGCCAGAGCACTAATGCAATGTTATTGTAACACAACATGGGGGAGAAAAAACACCAAAAAATAACAAAAGGTCAATAAAAACATGACAGTAGTACGCTATGCTAATCAAAATAATCAAACAAGGAACAGTTTAAAGTAAACTTAAAGATGGGTGAGAGATGGCAGGGTAACAGTGCGTTATGCTCCCACCAATGGACAGGAGGATGTTGAGGGAAGGCAAGGAGGAGCGACATGGGTCACAGGGATGAGGTGACAAATAAGTTAACTTTCAACAGTTCCAACCACGGCAAAGGTGATATGGAGAGTAAAGAAGGGAAAAAGACATACAACACTTGAACCCTAGCAGCTCTGCCTGGAATAACAGTCTTACGTAATTATAGTGGTCCAACcccgcccccccccaccccctaaaaAAGATCTGTGGTAACAAGGAAGAGGAAGATGGTAGGAGAGGAATGTGAGAAGCTAAAACAGATCAGTACACCAACtctgagaggggaaggagggaggtgaggaACGTTGAAGGGAGAGATACTATCATTGAAATAAAATAGAATGTTGAAATGCCGTCACTAGAACAAAGGCAGGTTTAAAGTATTTGTTGAAACCCTCACTGAAAACAGAGGCTTATAATGCTGTCACTGAACAAAAGTTGACATGTTTGTCACAGGAACAGAGGCAGGTTTGTTTATTTTCTGAAGTCAGGCAGTGAGAGGGAGGAGCTTAGGGACATACCGCTCAGGCCCACTGCTGTCTGGGACTGACACACTGGCATTGAACTGCAAGGGCCGTGGGCGTGGCATGGGCAGGGGCCAGGGCCATTCGAGCACACAGATGTCAATGAAGTAAGGCGCCCATTTAGGGAGGGACACGATTATGGGCAGGGCCAGCCAGGGTGTCAGGTGGGCGGGCGCAGGAGGGGCGATCCAGAACATGGGCAACAGAGGAAGTgggcaaaaataaacaaaaataaaaaacaggagagggaagagggagggggaagaggaataCATTTTAATACAGGCTAATATTCTTCATTTTGATATTCTctcagaatgttttttttatttttttaaagaacagaAGGAGATAGAAGAAGAGACAAAGGTATTcaggtagagagaaatagttTGGGGGTAGAATGGGGTCAGAAAAGGAGGGGTAGATGTAGACAGGGAGATGAGAAAGAGGGATagcggtagaggagagagggagaagagtggagaatgatggaaggtggagaaagagagaggggtaatgACATGAAATGAGTTGAGAATTGGCCAGGCTGTTTATAAATAAGACATTTCCTATAGGTTGAATTGGTGTCGGGTGCTATAACAGCTCCACCCTAAAATACACTGGGCCCACTCAAGCATTAATGACAGTCTTAGCGGTGCTGATGGCTGGTAGTAATATCACTATTCATTACGcaaacaaaaatacatttcagCTAAAAAGGCCATGGGTTTCGTATCGATTAGGCGAGGCGGGGGGGTATTTTGATAAAAGACATTACACTTTCGAATGATGACaccacaacaggtgtagagcaGGTCTCAATACACAACATATCCCACCATTAACAGTTACCCAAAAACCTCACAGCTATACTTCCCCCAACCATAGTTAACAAGACCCATTTTCTTAAGCCCAACCTACCAATTTAGATTGTATGCAAAAGTTGAGGCAAACTAGTCAAATCAGACACTCCCAAAGTACAACCaccgaaggggggggggggggggggggtactgtaaaTTCCCAGACAAATAGAGTGGTGTAAATGTACTCACGTCTGTGCGCAGTGATTTGATGTTTTTACCACCCTTCCCAATCACTGCTCCTGCATTCTGAACCGGAGAAAAAAAAGTCAGGTGATACCTAACTTATTGTGATAtaacaaagtttaaaaaaatcCTCCATAGATTTGGtcaaaaaaaaaaggttaaatagaTAACTGGGGAGGGGAAAAAAGATAGGCTACATAGGAGGCTAAGTCACTGAAGAGATTGTGGCTGTTGAAGGTAGGCAGGGGATTGtgaatgaggaagagaaagaggactgACTTTGCTCTGCAGGAGTATGCGGAGCTCAACCATGTCGTCTGTGTTCCTGGAGCGCTTAAAGGACTGCTCTTCCTCCGCGTCCTCTGCGGGACGCTTACCTGAGAATGAAAAACAGAGTCTaatctttctctcacacacaccagggCCCCAGAATGCGACCGTTTAGTCGTATTTTTCAACCTTTTGACTTCGCAAGTTACATTTTTTGGGGTCACATGGGAACGAGCTGGTCACCCCaatcaaaagtttaaaaagtCCTATTTTTTCGGGCAGCTAAAACCACGATTTGGTCAAACAGTAAAGTGCATTATCCTCATGATTCCCTTCATGCAAGTTTCGAAGTAACTATTTCACTGGACCCTGCTGCTGTGatgagtagaggtcgaccgattaatcggaatggcagattaattcgggccgatttcaagttttcataacaatcgaaaatctgtatttttggcagccaatttttaaaaatattttatacctttatttaactaggcaagtcagttaagaacacattcttattttcaatgacggcctaggaatggtgggttaactgcctcgttcaggggcagaacgacagattttcaccttgtcagctcgagtaatcttgcaaccttacagttaactagttcaacgcaataacgacctgcctctttctcgttgcactccacaaggagactgcctgttacgcgaatgcagtaagccaaggtaagttgctagctaccattaaacttaccttataaaaaacaataaatcataatcactagttaactacacatggttgatgatattactagatattatctagcgtggcctgcgttgcatataatctgactgaccatacaagtatctaagtatctgactgagcggtggtaggcagaagcaggcgcgtaaacattcattcaaacagcacttttgtgagttttgccagcagctcttcggtgtgcgtcaagcattgtgctgtttatgacttcaagcctatcaactcccgagatgaggctggtgtaaccgaacttcttacctgggaatattgaagactcatgttaaaaggaaaaaacagcttttatatgttctcatgttctgagcaaggaactgaaacgttagctttcttacatagcacatattacacttttactttcttctccaacactttgtttttgcattatttaaaccaaattgaacatgtttcattatttatttgaggctaaattgattttattgatgcattatattaagttaaaataaacgtgttcattcagtattgttgtaattgtcattattgcaaataaatgtaaacaaataaataataataattttaaaaaagaaatcagccgattaatcggtatgggCTTttctggtcctccaataatcggtatcggtgttgaaaaatcataatcggtcgacctctagtgatGAGTGAGCCAATCTCTCTACCTTTTCCTTGATGTGcgctccccacacacacaaaacaaaggaGGGTTCTGATTGTATAACATTTCAAAAT from Oncorhynchus clarkii lewisi isolate Uvic-CL-2024 chromosome 30, UVic_Ocla_1.0, whole genome shotgun sequence includes the following:
- the LOC139389770 gene encoding heterogeneous nuclear ribonucleoprotein K-like isoform X2 is translated as METEIEQQEKETSFSNTETNGKRPAEDAEEEQSFKRSRNTDDMVELRILLQSKNAGAVIGKGGKNIKSLRTDFNASVSVPDSSGPERILSISAEIETVGEILLKIIPTLEEYQQYNGMDFDCELRLLIHQSLAGSIIGVKGAKIKELRENTQTSIKLFQECCPQSTDRVVLVGGKSERVVECIKIMLELIAEAPIKGRAQPYDPNFYDETYDYGGFTLMFEERGGGGSRRPMGGFHMRGGRGGGGFDRGPSGRGGRGGPVPPARRDYEEMSPRRGPPPPHPVRGGRGESRDRNLAPPHRGGGDDQYSYDSYRGSADARPNDRRGRPGDRYGDNMGGGGYDNNSSWDSYQSGGRGSYNDMGGPVITTQVTIPKDLAGSIIGKGGQRIKQIRHESGASIKIDEPLEGSEDRIITISGTQDQIQNAQYLLQNSALHLLGHQD
- the LOC139389770 gene encoding heterogeneous nuclear ribonucleoprotein K-like isoform X1, with amino-acid sequence METEIEQQEKETSFSNTETNGKRPAEDAEEEQSFKRSRNTDDMVELRILLQSKNAGAVIGKGGKNIKSLRTDFNASVSVPDSSGPERILSISAEIETVGEILLKIIPTLEEYQQYNGMDFDCELRLLIHQSLAGSIIGVKGAKIKELRENTQTSIKLFQECCPQSTDRVVLVGGKSERVVECIKIMLELIAEAPIKGRAQPYDPNFYDETYDYGGFTLMFEERGGGGSRRPMGGFHMRGGRGGGGFDRGPSGRGGRGGPVPPARRDYEEMSPRRGPPPPHPVRGGRGESRDRNLAPPHRGGGDDQYSYDSYRGSADARPNSDRRGRPGDRYGDNMGGGGYDNNSSWDSYQSGGRGSYNDMGGPVITTQVTIPKDLAGSIIGKGGQRIKQIRHESGASIKIDEPLEGSEDRIITISGTQDQIQNAQYLLQNSALHLLGHQD